A section of the Marinimicrobium koreense genome encodes:
- a CDS encoding lipid A deacylase LpxR family protein gives MVVSLLMMAEPAGAQTLEAEAVPSARAQEPLQVAWLIEDQKRPAAPIRSLPYTEPERSSWALAIDNDYLALGGKDQDYTYGFNFTYTGRSAKDGWLSLDAPLGWLDSALGFEHLSPVGVSKHSREAGLFGFTPSEIEVVQPQYGDRPYAGLVYLANSRERLDIRNRVAWKSTLTVGVLGLDLVGDVQNESHAILGSTPARGWDNQISDGGELTARYTVARQHHVATLFDNLEIKSTVQGSVGYLTEASWSLSVRGGDYHTAWSSFNPELVSYGEKSSYTNSGISVDEHYFWGGVSVKARAYNAFLQGQFRDSEVTFERSELRPVMLEAWLGYTVAFAEGYRISYVVRGHSSEIKQGPGDRNLLWGGLILARTFR, from the coding sequence ATGGTGGTATCGCTGTTGATGATGGCGGAGCCCGCTGGCGCGCAGACGCTAGAGGCTGAGGCCGTCCCGAGCGCTCGCGCCCAGGAACCGCTGCAGGTGGCCTGGTTGATCGAGGATCAAAAACGACCTGCGGCGCCGATCCGATCGCTGCCCTATACGGAGCCGGAGCGTTCGAGCTGGGCGCTGGCCATTGATAATGATTACCTCGCTCTGGGGGGCAAGGATCAGGATTACACCTATGGTTTTAATTTCACCTATACCGGCCGGTCCGCGAAAGACGGTTGGCTCTCTCTGGACGCGCCGCTCGGTTGGCTGGATTCGGCGTTGGGCTTTGAGCATCTCTCCCCCGTGGGGGTCAGCAAGCACAGCCGCGAAGCGGGGCTGTTCGGGTTTACCCCCAGCGAGATCGAGGTGGTCCAACCGCAGTATGGCGATCGCCCCTATGCCGGTCTGGTATACCTGGCGAACTCCCGAGAGCGGCTGGATATCCGCAATCGGGTGGCGTGGAAAAGCACCTTGACCGTGGGAGTTCTCGGGCTGGATCTGGTAGGGGATGTGCAGAATGAATCCCATGCGATTCTCGGCAGTACGCCGGCCCGGGGCTGGGACAATCAGATCAGCGACGGCGGCGAACTGACAGCGCGCTATACCGTGGCACGGCAACACCATGTCGCTACGCTGTTCGACAACCTGGAAATCAAAAGCACCGTTCAGGGGTCCGTGGGTTACCTCACCGAGGCGAGCTGGAGTTTGTCGGTCCGCGGCGGCGACTATCACACCGCCTGGTCCTCATTTAACCCGGAACTGGTGAGCTATGGCGAGAAATCCTCCTACACCAACAGCGGGATTTCGGTCGATGAGCACTATTTCTGGGGCGGAGTATCGGTTAAAGCGCGAGCTTATAACGCGTTTCTGCAGGGGCAGTTTCGCGACAGCGAAGTCACTTTTGAGCGTAGTGAGCTGCGCCCAGTCATGCTCGAAGCCTGGTTGGGTTATACCGTTGCCTTCGCGGAGGGGTATCGCATCAGTTACGTCGTGCGCGGCCACAGTTCGGAGATCAAACAGGGCCCCGGAGACCGCAATCTGTTGTGGGGTGGCCTGATTCTGGCCCGCACCTTTCGCTGA
- a CDS encoding TetR/AcrR family transcriptional regulator: MSKRELKKDLLLEAGLGVMATHGYNGTSIKDIVDAAEVPKGSFYTYFKSKEDFALEALERATEARNQESRALLEDTSLPPLERLTRYFRDYTGACDSGVTGGCFIGNMCQEMSDSSEVIRLKVRQLLRNNTEAIEAVLEEARRQGSLSSPQPSSVLAEYLFNAWEGTVMRMKAAKCREPLDAFLALLPIVVGQVNAN, encoded by the coding sequence ATGAGCAAGCGCGAGTTAAAAAAAGACCTCTTACTGGAAGCTGGCCTGGGTGTCATGGCGACCCACGGTTACAACGGTACCAGTATCAAGGACATAGTCGACGCCGCCGAGGTGCCGAAAGGGTCTTTTTATACCTACTTCAAAAGCAAGGAGGATTTTGCGCTGGAAGCACTGGAGCGGGCCACCGAGGCGCGCAACCAGGAGAGCCGGGCGCTGCTGGAGGATACCAGCCTGCCACCACTGGAGCGCCTGACCCGGTATTTCCGGGACTACACCGGCGCCTGTGACAGCGGGGTCACCGGCGGCTGCTTTATCGGCAATATGTGCCAGGAAATGTCGGACTCCAGCGAGGTCATTCGCCTGAAGGTACGCCAGCTACTGCGCAACAATACCGAGGCGATTGAAGCGGTGCTGGAAGAGGCCCGCCGGCAGGGTAGCCTGAGCAGCCCGCAGCCCTCATCGGTGCTGGCGGAGTATCTGTTCAATGCCTGGGAGGGCACGGTCATGCGGATGAAGGCCGCCAAATGCCGCGAGCCGCTGGATGCCTTTCTCGCGCTCTTGCCTATCGTCGTCGGACAAGTAAACGCCAACTGA
- a CDS encoding MtrB/PioB family decaheme-associated outer membrane protein: METVCLPHRPAHVWVTGCFMVAMSLGNQDSRAQGYWPTADTAEWACRLCPEQSQRDGRVTAGVGHVSDSSAKFGDYTGLDESGPYWLGELEVRTRNEQGTYAEAQAKNLGLDSRQVRLLYGEQGRYDIGFEYQQIPHFVAEQARTPFLGAGTQVLTLPANWERASTTQGMSQLNPSLKRFFPTLERETYGLNAGARRNDRWDYSVDFRRTEQQGTRLQGASFLNTAVVLPIGVDRVTERMDARLSYREDRWYLQAAYHGSQFDNNADSVIWDNPFSPLAEGGDRGRLAQEPGNDFHQLVLSGRWQPGRLLQTSGRLAVGRLRQDEAFLPATINPWVGDVNQPALSLDGRVDTLNGQVRALIQPGSALSVVAELYYDDRDNRTPRLEFTPVRSDLAVAPTQFNRPYSFERAGSKLRADLKTGSGTTVSAGLSRETMERSFQETEKTSTTDYWGEVRTALTKMLDVRLKGGQERRRFVEHYRPLDDLVPGENPLLRRYHLGERDRDQVRASVNYLPRDWMTLSVSLDYAKDDYFNTRIGLTEARDRSHSLDVSVRPTENLSLYAFATRQRIDSDQAGSDNFSTPDWTGHQQDQVDTFGVGIEREALLDGLDVGLDYGYSYGRGVIEMETRANAAPFPDLKTHLSRLELFARYQWSEPLSLGLSFGVEHYRSADFFIDAVAPDTVANLLASGQQSPRYSVQFGQVSLTYQFW, from the coding sequence ATGGAAACCGTCTGTCTTCCCCACCGCCCCGCGCATGTCTGGGTGACGGGTTGCTTTATGGTGGCTATGAGCCTCGGCAATCAGGACAGCCGTGCCCAGGGCTATTGGCCGACTGCGGACACGGCCGAGTGGGCCTGCCGTTTGTGTCCCGAGCAGAGCCAGCGCGACGGGCGTGTCACCGCCGGGGTGGGGCATGTGTCCGACAGCTCCGCCAAGTTTGGTGATTACACCGGACTGGATGAGAGCGGCCCTTATTGGTTGGGTGAGCTGGAAGTCAGGACGCGCAATGAGCAGGGCACCTATGCCGAGGCACAGGCCAAAAACCTGGGGCTCGACTCACGTCAAGTGCGGCTTCTGTACGGTGAGCAGGGACGCTACGACATCGGGTTTGAATACCAACAGATTCCCCACTTTGTGGCGGAGCAGGCGCGGACCCCTTTTCTCGGTGCCGGCACCCAGGTGTTGACCCTGCCCGCCAACTGGGAGCGAGCGTCCACAACGCAGGGGATGAGCCAACTCAACCCGAGCCTGAAGCGTTTTTTCCCGACATTGGAGCGCGAGACTTACGGACTGAACGCGGGTGCCCGGCGCAACGATCGTTGGGATTACAGCGTTGATTTTCGTCGTACCGAACAGCAGGGCACCAGGCTTCAGGGTGCCAGTTTCCTGAATACCGCCGTCGTGTTGCCCATTGGAGTTGATCGGGTGACCGAACGGATGGATGCGCGGCTCTCCTACCGGGAAGATCGCTGGTACCTGCAGGCGGCCTATCACGGTTCGCAGTTCGACAATAACGCCGATTCGGTGATCTGGGATAACCCATTCAGTCCCTTGGCCGAAGGCGGTGATCGCGGCCGTCTGGCGCAAGAGCCCGGCAACGATTTTCATCAGCTAGTGCTGTCCGGTCGCTGGCAGCCGGGCCGCCTGCTGCAGACTTCGGGCAGACTCGCCGTGGGCCGCCTGCGGCAGGATGAAGCCTTTCTGCCGGCGACCATCAACCCCTGGGTGGGCGACGTCAATCAGCCCGCTCTCAGCCTGGATGGTCGGGTCGATACGCTCAATGGCCAGGTGCGTGCGCTGATCCAACCTGGGTCGGCGTTGAGTGTGGTGGCTGAACTGTATTATGACGATCGCGACAACCGCACTCCACGCTTAGAGTTTACCCCGGTGCGCTCGGATCTGGCGGTGGCCCCCACACAGTTCAATCGGCCCTACAGTTTTGAGCGTGCCGGCAGCAAGCTGCGCGCCGATCTCAAAACGGGGAGTGGAACCACCGTCTCGGCGGGCCTGTCCCGGGAAACCATGGAGCGCAGTTTTCAGGAAACGGAAAAAACCAGCACCACCGACTACTGGGGTGAAGTCCGCACCGCCTTGACGAAGATGCTGGATGTTCGACTCAAGGGTGGGCAGGAGCGCCGGCGTTTTGTCGAGCACTACCGGCCTCTGGACGACCTCGTACCGGGGGAGAATCCCCTGTTGCGGCGCTATCATCTGGGCGAGCGCGATCGTGATCAGGTTCGCGCCAGTGTCAACTACTTACCACGGGACTGGATGACGCTCAGCGTTTCCCTGGATTACGCCAAGGACGATTATTTCAATACCCGGATTGGTTTGACGGAGGCGCGCGACCGGTCTCACAGCCTGGATGTATCGGTGCGGCCGACAGAGAATCTGTCACTCTATGCCTTCGCGACCCGTCAACGAATCGACTCGGACCAGGCCGGTAGCGATAACTTTTCCACGCCCGACTGGACCGGCCACCAACAAGACCAGGTGGACACCTTCGGTGTCGGCATTGAGCGCGAAGCGCTGCTTGATGGGCTGGACGTGGGCCTGGATTATGGTTACTCCTATGGACGAGGGGTGATAGAAATGGAGACTCGGGCCAATGCAGCGCCTTTCCCCGACCTGAAGACCCACCTGAGCCGGCTGGAGCTGTTCGCCCGATACCAGTGGTCCGAGCCACTCTCTCTGGGCTTGAGTTTTGGGGTTGAGCACTATCGAAGTGCCGACTTTTTCATCGACGCGGTGGCGCCGGATACGGTGGCCAACCTGCTTGCCAGCGGCCAGCAAAGCCCTCGCTATTCAGTGCAGTTTGGGCAGGTCAGCCTGACATACCAGTTCTGGTAG
- a CDS encoding DmsE family decaheme c-type cytochrome has protein sequence MVYAKATTALVVLVALLTGGALAQTDVHEALPAFSDQGADTCLRCHSGDTVEGIFSTPHAVASDPGTPFAQQQCESCHGPGGDHAGRLRPGQERPAPLAFAHQGSVNREQEVAICLSCHQSQERNHWQGSVHERQGLTCTSCHSVHTPHDPVMNRQEQASVCFDCHTRERAQSLQASAHPMRQGQMACTECHQPHGTLNDAMLVRGTLNETCLECHAEKRGPFLWEHAPAAEDCASCHVPHGSNHASLLRRRAPLLCQECHSRAGHPSIAQTGERLPEGRPSAALLGGSCTNCHSQVHGSNHPSGRNLSR, from the coding sequence ATGGTTTACGCTAAAGCAACGACTGCTCTGGTTGTCTTGGTGGCCCTGCTGACAGGCGGGGCCCTGGCCCAGACTGATGTTCATGAAGCGCTGCCGGCGTTTTCCGATCAGGGGGCGGATACCTGCCTGCGTTGTCATAGTGGCGACACCGTCGAGGGCATTTTCAGTACGCCCCATGCGGTGGCCAGCGACCCGGGAACGCCGTTTGCACAACAGCAGTGCGAGAGCTGCCACGGCCCGGGAGGCGACCATGCGGGCAGGCTGCGTCCGGGGCAGGAGCGGCCCGCTCCTTTGGCGTTTGCTCATCAGGGAAGCGTCAACCGCGAACAGGAGGTGGCCATTTGCCTGAGCTGTCATCAGTCACAGGAGCGCAACCATTGGCAGGGCAGTGTGCACGAGCGTCAGGGGCTCACCTGCACGAGCTGTCACTCGGTACACACACCGCACGACCCGGTCATGAACCGGCAGGAACAGGCGAGTGTGTGTTTTGACTGTCACACCCGGGAGCGGGCGCAGAGCCTCCAGGCCTCAGCCCACCCGATGCGTCAGGGCCAGATGGCCTGTACTGAATGTCATCAGCCGCACGGTACGCTGAACGATGCCATGCTGGTGCGTGGGACACTGAATGAAACCTGTTTAGAGTGTCATGCGGAAAAACGCGGGCCTTTTCTTTGGGAGCATGCGCCAGCGGCCGAAGATTGTGCCTCCTGCCATGTCCCTCACGGTTCCAATCACGCCTCGCTGTTGCGCCGCCGGGCGCCGCTGTTGTGTCAGGAGTGTCACTCGCGGGCCGGTCACCCCAGTATTGCCCAAACGGGGGAACGCTTGCCGGAGGGTCGTCCGTCCGCCGCATTGCTGGGCGGTAGCTGCACCAATTGCCATTCGCAGGTGCATGGTTCCAATCACCCCTCGGGCCGCAACCTGAGTCGTTAG
- a CDS encoding OmcA/MtrC family decaheme c-type cytochrome → MPTALQVDITEVSIEDSVVVDFLVLDQDGYPFSHLEQLNFTVAKLVPGTEGNSSAWQSYINREEAPGEGPWPGTETVIQATTESSSEGALVSNGDGSYHYTFDLDLNAVSAPLVVEYEPELTHRVGLQVGGSFRGESLPAANAVYTFQPSTGLTPEQDIDHRKIVSQESCSSCHGNDLALHGGGRVDVDYCVTCHNPGSVDAQSGHSLDFREMIHKIHMGERLPSVQSGEDYILWGFRNSPSDFSDVVHPQDPRNCLTCHDPEDEATPQALQIVEKPSMEACGSCHDDIDFVAGVGHPATNNSECTICHKPGGFAGDVLASHAIPGQVAAQRFHFNLLEVIATGQNEIPTVTFSVTDPTNDDAPYHILEDPLFGPGASLSIRIGWDTRDYVHGPAAGLSVTNVHQNATDNNDGTFTISVTGALPGDATGSGVVGMEGRAVDPDEGFQIPITGAVEYFAITDSEPVPRRQVVETQKCQTCHSRNDALAFHGGQRTDEVQLCAICHNPNTTDLARRAGDTVVEGISMLDGLPEQSVHFKYMIHAIHGSEVRDEPYVAYGFGNNAHDFSELRYPRGADDCLACHTDDGYQLPLPANVLGTTVLTQGNPADPSVHLKVSEASAACGSCHTNDLAQTHMILNGGVFDQTQEVLDAAVTETCSVCHGPGQIADVERVHGLR, encoded by the coding sequence GTGCCCACGGCCCTGCAGGTTGATATTACCGAGGTCAGCATTGAGGACTCGGTCGTGGTCGACTTCCTGGTGCTTGACCAGGACGGTTATCCGTTTTCCCACCTGGAACAACTCAACTTCACAGTCGCCAAGCTGGTGCCGGGCACAGAGGGCAACAGCAGTGCCTGGCAAAGTTACATTAACCGCGAGGAAGCGCCGGGGGAAGGTCCCTGGCCCGGCACCGAGACGGTCATTCAGGCCACCACCGAAAGTAGCAGCGAGGGGGCGTTGGTCAGTAATGGTGATGGCAGCTACCACTATACCTTTGACCTTGATCTCAATGCCGTGAGTGCGCCGCTGGTGGTCGAGTACGAGCCGGAGTTGACCCACCGGGTGGGCCTGCAGGTGGGCGGTAGTTTTCGGGGTGAATCCCTACCCGCGGCCAATGCGGTGTATACCTTTCAGCCCTCGACCGGTCTGACCCCGGAACAGGATATTGATCATCGGAAAATTGTTTCCCAGGAATCCTGCAGCAGCTGTCACGGGAATGACCTGGCACTGCACGGTGGCGGTCGGGTCGATGTCGATTACTGCGTGACCTGCCACAACCCGGGAAGCGTTGATGCCCAGAGTGGCCACTCCCTGGATTTTCGCGAGATGATTCATAAGATCCATATGGGGGAGCGGCTGCCCAGCGTTCAGAGTGGCGAAGACTACATTCTCTGGGGGTTTCGTAACTCGCCCAGCGATTTTTCCGATGTGGTTCATCCTCAGGACCCACGCAACTGCCTGACCTGTCATGATCCGGAGGATGAGGCCACCCCACAGGCGCTCCAAATAGTCGAAAAACCCAGTATGGAAGCCTGCGGTTCCTGCCATGACGATATTGATTTTGTGGCGGGTGTGGGCCATCCGGCCACGAACAACAGTGAGTGCACCATCTGCCATAAGCCGGGCGGGTTTGCGGGGGATGTGCTGGCGAGTCATGCCATACCGGGGCAGGTGGCGGCGCAGCGGTTTCACTTTAACCTGCTGGAGGTGATTGCCACCGGCCAGAATGAAATCCCGACCGTGACATTTTCGGTCACGGACCCCACCAATGATGACGCGCCCTACCATATTCTTGAAGATCCTTTGTTTGGACCGGGTGCGAGTCTGTCGATCCGTATCGGTTGGGATACCCGGGATTATGTGCATGGACCGGCGGCGGGCCTGTCGGTGACCAATGTGCACCAGAATGCGACGGACAATAACGACGGCACCTTTACCATTTCGGTGACTGGCGCCTTGCCCGGTGATGCCACCGGTTCCGGTGTAGTGGGTATGGAAGGTCGGGCCGTTGATCCGGACGAGGGCTTCCAGATTCCGATTACCGGGGCGGTGGAATATTTTGCCATTACCGACTCCGAACCGGTTCCACGCCGTCAGGTGGTGGAAACGCAAAAGTGCCAGACGTGCCACAGTCGTAATGATGCGTTGGCCTTTCATGGCGGCCAGCGAACCGATGAAGTGCAGCTCTGTGCAATTTGCCACAATCCCAATACCACAGACCTGGCCCGACGCGCGGGGGATACCGTGGTTGAAGGTATTTCCATGCTGGATGGCTTACCCGAACAGTCGGTGCACTTCAAATATATGATTCACGCCATTCACGGTTCAGAGGTTCGGGATGAACCCTACGTGGCTTATGGCTTTGGCAATAACGCCCACGACTTCAGCGAGCTGCGCTATCCACGCGGCGCGGACGATTGCCTGGCCTGCCACACGGACGATGGGTATCAGTTACCACTGCCGGCCAATGTGCTGGGCACCACTGTGCTGACCCAGGGGAATCCCGCCGACCCCTCCGTGCATTTGAAAGTATCCGAGGCGAGTGCCGCTTGTGGCTCCTGCCACACGAATGATCTGGCGCAGACCCATATGATTCTCAACGGGGGTGTGTTCGATCAGACCCAGGAGGTGCTGGATGCCGCAGTGACCGAGACCTGTTCGGTGTGCCACGGCCCCGGCCAAATTGCCGATGTAGAACGTGTCCATGGTTTACGCTAA
- a CDS encoding c-type cytochrome — protein MHTSHAAVREQTRFLFWPLAILLLANAASVWAEAPVEAEACASCHGEKGISRDGDIPIIAGASNFFLENQLFLFRDKGRPCAGELFSQRAESPPKPDHCALAADWSDDDIAKIAGYFSALPHQSAEQSFDTELAQIGKAIHERSCDRCHAEGGSLALDDAGILAGQWRPYLIRTLESFRAGERWQEEKMADATAKLSDDDIKALAEYYVSVGQ, from the coding sequence ATGCACACATCACATGCCGCCGTACGCGAGCAGACCCGCTTTTTATTCTGGCCGCTGGCGATTTTGCTATTGGCAAACGCCGCTTCAGTGTGGGCCGAAGCGCCCGTCGAGGCCGAAGCCTGTGCCAGTTGTCATGGCGAAAAGGGTATAAGCCGGGATGGTGATATTCCCATCATTGCCGGGGCCTCGAATTTCTTTCTGGAAAACCAGCTTTTTCTGTTTCGGGATAAAGGGCGCCCCTGTGCGGGCGAATTGTTCAGTCAACGGGCGGAGTCGCCCCCTAAACCTGACCACTGTGCCCTGGCGGCCGACTGGTCCGATGACGACATAGCAAAAATCGCTGGTTACTTTTCCGCGCTACCTCATCAAAGTGCCGAACAGTCTTTCGATACCGAATTGGCGCAAATCGGAAAAGCCATCCATGAACGCAGTTGCGATCGCTGCCACGCCGAAGGAGGCAGCCTGGCCTTGGACGACGCTGGCATACTCGCTGGCCAGTGGCGGCCCTATCTGATTCGCACCCTGGAAAGCTTTCGTGCGGGGGAGCGCTGGCAGGAAGAAAAAATGGCCGACGCAACGGCCAAACTTTCGGATGACGACATCAAAGCACTGGCCGAGTACTACGTCAGTGTGGGCCAATAG
- a CDS encoding NapC/NirT family cytochrome c, with the protein MSDNDEPPPPTEQSKRRRFGRWLWARPRRWFLFGIPAGGFLAFVIGIGFWISFDTTVKATNTLEFCTSCHSMQQFVFTEYQNSSHYNNRSGVRVVCADCHVPEAFFPKMAAKMKATVVELPSHFMGRIDTEEEFNAHKPAMAERVWARMRATDSRECRSCHSYDAMAETLQNRQAVRRHSLEYREATGRTCIDCHQGIAHSLPEVSARQE; encoded by the coding sequence ATGAGCGATAACGACGAACCTCCACCGCCAACCGAGCAGAGCAAACGCAGACGGTTTGGCCGCTGGCTATGGGCCCGCCCCCGACGCTGGTTTCTGTTTGGTATTCCCGCCGGAGGATTTCTGGCGTTCGTGATCGGTATCGGTTTTTGGATCAGTTTTGACACCACCGTCAAAGCCACCAACACCCTGGAGTTCTGCACCTCCTGCCACAGCATGCAACAGTTCGTGTTTACGGAGTACCAGAACAGCAGCCATTACAATAACCGCAGCGGGGTTAGGGTCGTCTGTGCGGATTGCCATGTGCCAGAGGCTTTCTTCCCGAAGATGGCCGCCAAAATGAAAGCGACCGTGGTCGAACTACCCTCGCACTTTATGGGCCGTATTGATACCGAAGAGGAATTCAACGCGCACAAACCTGCCATGGCCGAACGCGTCTGGGCACGCATGCGGGCAACGGATTCACGCGAATGCCGGAGCTGCCACAGCTACGATGCCATGGCCGAGACGTTGCAGAACCGACAGGCGGTACGCCGTCACTCGCTGGAGTATCGAGAAGCCACCGGCCGCACCTGCATCGATTGCCACCAGGGAATTGCTCACAGCCTGCCGGAGGTGTCGGCGCGGCAGGAGTGA